One genomic segment of Paraburkholderia caffeinilytica includes these proteins:
- the tsf gene encoding translation elongation factor Ts encodes MAAITASMVAELRAKTDAPMMECKKALTEAEGDMARAEELLRVKLGNKASKAASRVTAEGVVASFIGGSAGSLVELNCETDFVSKNDDFLAFSKTIAELVATQNPADVAALSALPLDGSTVDAVRLALVGKIGENLSIRRFVRFDTANKLAAYLHGTRIGVLVEYAGADEQVGKDVAMHIAAMKPVSLSSDDVPADLIAKERSIAEQKAAESGKPAEIVAKMVDGSVQKYLKEVSLLNQTFVKNDKQTIEQMLKAGNASVQKFALFVVGEGIEKKQDDFAAEVAAQVAAAKQQ; translated from the coding sequence ATGGCGGCAATTACCGCAAGCATGGTTGCAGAACTGCGCGCAAAGACCGACGCGCCGATGATGGAATGCAAGAAGGCGCTGACGGAAGCCGAAGGCGACATGGCCCGCGCTGAAGAGCTGCTGCGCGTGAAGCTGGGCAACAAGGCCAGCAAGGCGGCATCGCGCGTGACGGCTGAAGGCGTGGTCGCATCGTTCATCGGCGGCAGTGCGGGTTCGCTGGTCGAGCTGAACTGCGAAACCGACTTCGTCTCGAAGAACGACGACTTCCTGGCATTCTCGAAGACCATCGCCGAACTGGTCGCCACGCAAAACCCGGCTGACGTCGCTGCCCTGTCGGCATTGCCGCTGGACGGCTCGACGGTCGACGCAGTGCGTCTGGCACTGGTCGGCAAGATCGGTGAAAACCTGTCGATCCGCCGCTTCGTGCGCTTCGACACGGCGAACAAGCTGGCGGCGTACCTGCACGGCACGCGTATCGGCGTGCTGGTCGAGTACGCCGGCGCGGACGAGCAGGTCGGCAAGGACGTGGCAATGCACATTGCCGCAATGAAGCCGGTTTCGCTGTCGTCGGACGACGTCCCGGCGGACCTGATCGCCAAGGAACGCAGCATTGCTGAGCAGAAGGCTGCCGAATCGGGCAAGCCGGCTGAAATCGTCGCCAAGATGGTCGACGGCAGCGTGCAGAAGTACCTGAAGGAAGTGTCGCTGCTGAACCAGACGTTCGTTAAGAACGACAAGCAGACGATCGAACAGATGCTGAAGGCGGGCAACGCGAGCGTGCAGAAGTTCGCGCTGTTTGTGGTCGGCGAAGGCATCGAGAAGAAGCAGGACGACTTCGCAGCTGAAGTGGCCGCTCAAGTCGCTGCTGCAAAGCAACAATAA
- the rpsB gene encoding 30S ribosomal protein S2, with amino-acid sequence MAVTMRQMLEAGVHFGHQTRFWNPKMAPFIFGHRNKIHIINLEKTLPMYNDALKYARQLAANRGTILFVGTKRQSRDTIAEEAQRAGMPFVNARWLGGMLTNFKTLKVSIKRLKDMEAALEAGETERMSKKEALLFEREMAKLQKSIGGVKDMGGIPDAIFVVDVGYHKIAVTEANKLGIPVIAVVDTNHSPEGIDYVIPGNDDASKAVALYTAGVADAILEGRANAVNEVVQAARGGDGDEFVEVNSEA; translated from the coding sequence ATGGCAGTTACCATGCGTCAAATGCTGGAAGCCGGTGTCCACTTCGGTCACCAAACGCGCTTCTGGAACCCGAAGATGGCCCCCTTCATTTTCGGTCATCGCAACAAGATTCACATTATCAACCTCGAAAAGACGCTGCCGATGTACAACGACGCGCTGAAGTACGCGCGTCAACTGGCAGCGAATCGCGGCACGATCCTGTTCGTCGGCACGAAGCGTCAATCGCGCGACACGATCGCTGAAGAAGCGCAACGCGCCGGCATGCCGTTCGTCAACGCACGCTGGCTCGGCGGCATGCTGACCAACTTCAAGACGCTGAAGGTTTCGATCAAGCGCCTGAAGGACATGGAAGCAGCGCTGGAAGCAGGCGAAACCGAACGCATGAGCAAGAAGGAAGCGCTCCTGTTTGAACGCGAAATGGCCAAGCTGCAAAAGTCGATCGGCGGCGTGAAGGACATGGGCGGCATTCCGGACGCGATCTTCGTGGTCGACGTCGGCTACCACAAGATTGCCGTGACTGAAGCGAACAAGCTCGGTATTCCGGTCATCGCTGTGGTCGACACGAACCACTCGCCGGAAGGCATCGACTACGTGATCCCGGGTAACGACGACGCTTCGAAGGCTGTCGCTCTGTACACGGCTGGCGTGGCTGACGCGATCCTCGAAGGCCGTGCTAACGCGGTCAACGAAGTGGTGCAGGCTGCGCGCGGCGGCGACGGCGACGAGTTCGTCGAGGTCAACTCGGAAGCGTAA
- the map gene encoding type I methionyl aminopeptidase — protein sequence MAITLKNEHDIAQMRVACKLASEVLDYITPFVTAGITTGELDRLCHEYMLQVQGTVPAPLNYQPPGYPPYPKATCISVNDVICHGIPGDKTLKNGDALNIDVTVIKEGYFGDTSRMFIVGEGSIMAKRLVQTTFECMWLGIDQVRPGAHLGDIGYAIQKHAEGQGYSVVREYCGHGIGTVFHEDPQILHYGRPGTGLELQTGMIFTIEPMINAGRRDIRTMPDQWTVKTKDRSLSAQWEHTILVTETGYDVLTVSAGTPVRPPVVAATA from the coding sequence ATGGCTATTACGCTCAAAAACGAACACGATATCGCGCAGATGCGCGTCGCCTGCAAGCTCGCTAGCGAAGTGCTCGACTACATTACGCCGTTCGTCACGGCCGGCATCACGACCGGCGAACTCGACCGCCTGTGTCACGAATACATGCTCCAGGTGCAAGGCACGGTTCCGGCGCCGCTGAATTATCAGCCGCCCGGCTATCCGCCTTATCCGAAAGCCACCTGCATTTCGGTGAACGACGTGATCTGCCACGGCATTCCGGGCGACAAGACACTGAAGAACGGCGACGCGCTGAATATCGACGTCACGGTGATCAAGGAAGGCTATTTCGGCGATACCAGCCGGATGTTCATCGTCGGCGAAGGCTCGATCATGGCCAAACGCCTCGTGCAGACCACCTTTGAATGCATGTGGCTCGGCATCGACCAGGTGCGCCCGGGCGCCCATCTCGGCGACATCGGCTACGCCATCCAGAAACATGCCGAAGGGCAAGGCTACAGCGTGGTGCGCGAATATTGCGGCCACGGCATCGGCACGGTGTTTCACGAAGACCCGCAGATCCTGCACTATGGCCGCCCCGGCACCGGGCTCGAGCTTCAGACCGGCATGATCTTCACGATCGAACCGATGATCAACGCCGGTCGGCGCGACATCCGCACCATGCCGGACCAGTGGACCGTCAAGACCAAAGACCGCAGCCTGTCGGCACAGTGGGAACACACCATACTCGTCACCGAAACCGGTTACGACGTGCTGACTGTCTCAGCCGGCACGCCCGTGCGTCCGCCGGTTGTCGCGGCCACGGCCTGA
- a CDS encoding [protein-PII] uridylyltransferase — protein sequence MSSVPAVAQSHATSLKADYKVAKAQLLERFKTASNVDSLMAALARATDESLRAAWNTCELPPDLALLAVGGYGRGELAPHSDIDILVLLPDAPIAHLEARIERFISLAWDLGLELGSSVRSVAQCVEEAANDVTVRTSLLEARRITGSTALFDDFAKRYRETLAPRAFFQAKVLEMRQRHAKFQDTPYSLEPNIKESPGGLRDLQLILWITQAAGFGSSWRELEARGLITEREARELRRNEGFLKTLRARLHVTAGRRQDILVFDLQTPVAESFGYKPTATKRASEQLMRRYYWSAKAVTQLATILIQNIEAQLFPNTSGITRVLSDRFVEKQGMLEIASDDVFQREPNAILEAFLLYEQTPGVKGLSARTLRAIYNARDVMDQHWRRDPENGRLFMDIMKQPAGITHALRLMNQTSVLGRYLLNFRRIVGQMQHDLYHVYTVDQHILMVLRNLRRFAVAEHAHEYPFCSQLIANFDRPWVLYVAALFHDIAKGRGGDHSTLGMADARRFCRNHGIEGEDGELVVWLVQQHLTMSQVAQKQDTSDPEVIKRFAELVGNERRLTALYLLTVADIRGTSPKVWNTWKGKLLEDLYRTTLAVLGGARPDAHSELKSRQEEALALLRLETVPEGAQKVLWDKLDIGYFLRHDAADIAWQTRVLYRHVETATPIVRARPSPIGEALQVLVYVKDQPDLFAGICAYFDRNGLSVLDARVSTTRHGYALDNFLVAHTEEDVHYRDIANLVEQELTARLTGDGTLLPGPSKGRLSRLSRTFPVTPRVDLRADERGQYYILSVSANDRPGLLYSIARVLAEHRVGVASARINTLGERVEDVFLLDGHGLSDNRLQIQVETELLRAIAV from the coding sequence ATGAGTAGTGTTCCAGCCGTCGCCCAATCCCATGCCACGTCGCTCAAGGCGGACTACAAAGTGGCCAAAGCCCAGTTGCTGGAACGCTTCAAGACCGCCTCCAACGTCGACTCGCTGATGGCCGCCCTGGCGCGCGCCACGGACGAGTCGCTGCGCGCCGCCTGGAATACCTGCGAGCTGCCGCCCGATCTGGCGCTGCTCGCGGTCGGCGGCTACGGGCGGGGCGAACTCGCGCCGCACTCCGACATCGACATTCTGGTCCTGCTGCCCGACGCGCCGATTGCGCATCTGGAAGCGCGCATCGAACGTTTCATCAGTCTCGCGTGGGATTTGGGGCTCGAACTCGGCAGCAGCGTGCGCAGCGTGGCGCAGTGTGTCGAAGAAGCCGCCAACGACGTCACCGTGCGCACCTCGCTGCTCGAAGCGCGGCGCATTACGGGCAGCACCGCGCTCTTCGACGACTTTGCGAAGCGCTACCGCGAAACGCTCGCCCCCCGCGCGTTCTTCCAGGCCAAGGTGCTGGAAATGCGCCAGCGGCACGCCAAGTTCCAGGACACGCCGTATTCGCTCGAGCCGAACATCAAGGAAAGCCCGGGCGGCCTGCGCGATCTGCAACTGATTCTGTGGATTACCCAGGCGGCCGGTTTCGGCAGCAGCTGGCGCGAGCTCGAAGCACGCGGCCTGATCACCGAGCGCGAGGCGCGCGAATTGCGCCGCAACGAAGGCTTCCTGAAAACGCTGCGCGCCCGGTTGCATGTGACCGCCGGCCGCCGCCAGGACATTCTGGTGTTCGACCTGCAAACGCCGGTCGCCGAAAGCTTCGGCTACAAACCGACAGCCACCAAGCGCGCCAGCGAGCAGTTGATGCGCCGCTATTACTGGTCCGCCAAGGCCGTCACGCAGTTGGCCACGATCCTAATCCAGAATATCGAAGCTCAGCTTTTCCCCAACACGAGCGGCATCACGCGCGTGCTGTCGGACCGTTTCGTCGAGAAACAGGGCATGCTGGAAATCGCCAGCGACGACGTCTTCCAGCGCGAGCCGAACGCGATTCTCGAAGCCTTCCTGCTCTACGAGCAGACGCCCGGCGTGAAAGGTTTGTCGGCGCGCACGCTGCGCGCGATCTACAACGCCCGCGACGTGATGGATCAGCATTGGCGGCGCGATCCGGAAAACGGGCGCCTGTTCATGGACATCATGAAGCAGCCGGCCGGCATCACGCACGCGCTGCGGCTGATGAACCAGACCAGCGTGCTCGGGCGCTATCTGCTGAATTTCCGGCGCATCGTCGGACAGATGCAGCACGACCTCTATCACGTCTACACGGTCGATCAGCACATTCTCATGGTGTTGCGGAATCTGCGCCGCTTCGCGGTTGCCGAGCACGCGCACGAATATCCGTTCTGCAGCCAGCTGATCGCCAATTTCGACCGGCCGTGGGTGCTGTACGTGGCGGCGCTGTTTCACGACATCGCCAAAGGCCGCGGCGGCGACCATTCCACGCTCGGCATGGCCGACGCGCGGCGTTTCTGCCGCAATCACGGCATCGAGGGTGAAGACGGTGAACTGGTCGTCTGGCTGGTCCAGCAGCATCTGACCATGAGCCAGGTCGCACAGAAGCAGGATACGAGCGACCCCGAAGTCATCAAGCGCTTTGCCGAACTGGTCGGCAACGAGCGCCGGCTCACCGCGCTTTACCTGCTGACCGTGGCCGACATTCGCGGCACCAGCCCGAAAGTCTGGAACACATGGAAAGGCAAGCTGCTCGAGGACTTGTACCGCACGACCCTGGCGGTTCTGGGCGGCGCAAGGCCCGACGCGCATTCGGAATTGAAATCGCGCCAGGAAGAGGCGCTTGCGCTGCTGCGCCTCGAAACCGTGCCGGAAGGCGCGCAAAAAGTGCTGTGGGACAAGCTGGATATCGGCTATTTCCTGCGCCACGACGCGGCGGATATCGCGTGGCAGACCCGTGTGCTGTACCGGCACGTCGAAACCGCTACGCCGATCGTGAGGGCGCGCCCGTCGCCGATTGGCGAAGCGCTTCAGGTGCTCGTGTATGTGAAAGACCAGCCCGATCTGTTCGCGGGCATTTGCGCGTATTTCGACCGCAACGGCTTGTCGGTGCTCGATGCGCGGGTCAGTACGACGCGTCACGGGTACGCGCTCGATAATTTCCTCGTCGCGCATACCGAAGAAGACGTGCATTATCGCGATATTGCCAATCTGGTCGAACAGGAACTGACCGCACGCCTGACCGGTGACGGCACCCTGCTTCCGGGGCCGTCGAAAGGCCGTTTGTCACGGCTGTCGCGGACCTTCCCTGTTACGCCGCGCGTCGATCTTCGGGCCGACGAGCGCGGCCAATATTACATCCTGTCCGTGTCGGCGAACGACCGGCCAGGCCTTCTTTATTCAATCGCGCGCGTGCTGGCCGAGCACCGGGTCGGCGTCGCGTCGGCGCGGATCAATACGCTCGGCGAACGTGTCGAAGACGTGTTCCTGCTGGATGGACACGGTCTGTCGGACAACCGTCTGCAAATTCAGGTCGAGACCGAACTGCTGCGCGCGATTGCAGTGTGA
- a CDS encoding pseudouridine synthase → MRVKLTAKHPRPASSERAPVRTGSTSARKPTRPAGPKPSTSTAGFSGARGEGAGAAAGGGKRLAGAGKPAGAGARAPRAEGSFSRERDAGGAGATRRAPSERAPRREGAGGAPRRFEGSGDRAPRRDDSERAPRRFEGGGDRAPRRDESARAPRRFEGSADRSERAPRRDDGERRSFSGPRPGAGRPSEGGPRGERPARDASDRPRFGGDRAPRRDDGERAPRRFEGGGDRSERAPRRADGERSQGAPRRFEGSSERNERAPRRFEGGADRGERSQGTPRRFEGSSDRNERAPRRFEGGDRAPRRDDGERAPRRFEGNADRSDRPARSFEGNRAPRRDDGERRSFSGPRPGVGRPSEGGPRGQRPARDASDRPRFGSDRGAPQERRSAERGPRSDSAPRRFDGERGDSGRSERTFAKPVKSGYGDRTDRPARTPRDDRGERAPARHEFGDRPPRAGERNERSDRGERPARSFDKTLPAAGRRFGDDNRPARADKPRSPAPAARAKRDDDADVAPRTPRRDYEDAPGTLRLSKLMSELGLCSRREADEWIEKGWVLVDGERIDTLGTKVRPDQRIEIDPAAEAAQASQVTILIHKPVGLVSGQAEDGYQPAITLVTPENRWEGDHADIRFSVAHLRQLAPAGRLDIDSTGLLVLTQDGRIAKQLIGGHSEIDKEYLVRVSFGEHTADVESHFPPESLALLRHGLSLDDVPLKPAQVSWQNGEQLRFVLREGKKRQIRRMCELVGLEVIGLKRVRMGKVMLGALPPGQWRYLSADESF, encoded by the coding sequence ATGCGAGTCAAATTAACAGCCAAGCACCCGCGGCCGGCTTCGTCCGAACGCGCCCCTGTCCGTACCGGAAGCACCTCGGCGCGTAAGCCGACGCGCCCGGCCGGGCCGAAACCGTCCACGTCGACGGCGGGTTTTAGCGGGGCGCGGGGTGAAGGCGCCGGTGCGGCAGCGGGTGGCGGCAAGCGGCTGGCGGGTGCCGGTAAGCCGGCAGGCGCCGGTGCGCGTGCGCCGCGGGCTGAAGGATCGTTTTCCCGCGAGCGGGATGCGGGCGGTGCAGGCGCAACGCGCCGGGCACCGTCGGAACGCGCACCGAGGCGCGAAGGGGCCGGCGGTGCGCCGCGCCGCTTCGAGGGCAGTGGCGATCGCGCGCCGCGTCGCGACGACAGCGAGCGTGCACCACGTCGGTTTGAGGGCGGAGGAGACCGTGCTCCGCGTCGGGACGAGAGCGCTCGTGCACCCCGTCGATTTGAAGGTAGTGCTGATCGCAGCGAACGTGCTCCGCGCCGTGACGACGGCGAACGCCGCTCATTCAGCGGTCCGCGCCCGGGCGCCGGCCGGCCGTCGGAAGGCGGACCGCGCGGCGAGCGTCCGGCGCGCGACGCCTCGGATCGGCCCCGCTTCGGGGGCGACCGTGCACCACGCCGGGACGATGGTGAGCGTGCGCCCCGCCGGTTTGAAGGCGGCGGCGATCGTAGCGAACGCGCTCCGCGTCGCGCTGATGGCGAACGCAGCCAGGGCGCTCCGCGCCGCTTTGAGGGCAGCAGCGAGCGCAACGAGCGTGCGCCGCGTCGCTTTGAAGGCGGTGCGGATCGTGGCGAGCGCAGCCAGGGCACACCCCGCCGCTTCGAGGGAAGCTCGGACCGAAACGAACGCGCACCCCGCCGGTTTGAGGGCGGCGACCGTGCGCCGCGCCGGGACGATGGTGAGCGTGCGCCCCGCCGCTTCGAAGGCAACGCAGATCGCAGCGACCGCCCGGCCCGCAGTTTCGAAGGCAACCGCGCCCCGCGTCGCGACGACGGCGAACGTCGCTCGTTCAGCGGGCCGCGCCCGGGTGTCGGCCGTCCGTCGGAAGGCGGACCGCGCGGCCAGCGTCCGGCGCGCGACGCCTCGGATCGGCCCCGCTTCGGCAGCGACCGTGGCGCCCCGCAGGAGCGCCGCAGTGCTGAACGCGGGCCGCGCAGCGACAGCGCACCGCGCCGTTTTGACGGCGAACGTGGCGATTCCGGGCGTAGCGAGCGCACTTTCGCGAAGCCCGTCAAAAGTGGTTACGGTGACCGAACCGACCGTCCGGCGCGTACGCCGCGCGACGACCGCGGCGAACGGGCACCGGCCCGACATGAGTTCGGCGATCGTCCGCCGCGTGCCGGCGAGCGTAACGAGCGCAGCGACCGGGGCGAACGGCCCGCTCGCAGCTTCGACAAGACGCTGCCGGCCGCCGGCCGCCGCTTTGGCGATGACAACCGCCCTGCCCGTGCCGACAAACCGCGCAGCCCGGCGCCCGCAGCCAGAGCCAAACGCGACGATGACGCCGACGTCGCTCCGCGCACGCCGCGCCGCGATTACGAAGACGCGCCAGGCACGCTGCGCCTGTCCAAGCTGATGTCGGAACTCGGCCTGTGCTCGCGCCGCGAAGCGGACGAGTGGATCGAAAAAGGCTGGGTGCTGGTCGACGGCGAGCGGATCGACACGCTCGGCACCAAGGTCCGTCCGGACCAGCGCATCGAGATCGATCCCGCGGCAGAAGCCGCGCAAGCGAGCCAGGTGACGATCCTGATCCACAAACCCGTGGGCCTCGTATCGGGCCAGGCGGAAGACGGCTATCAGCCGGCGATCACGCTGGTCACGCCGGAAAACCGCTGGGAAGGCGACCATGCTGACATCCGCTTCTCGGTCGCGCATCTGCGTCAACTCGCGCCGGCCGGGCGCCTCGACATCGATTCGACGGGCCTCCTGGTGCTGACGCAGGACGGCCGCATCGCCAAGCAGCTGATCGGCGGCCATTCGGAGATCGACAAGGAATACCTGGTGCGCGTGTCATTCGGCGAGCACACCGCCGACGTCGAAAGCCACTTCCCGCCGGAAAGTCTCGCGCTGCTGCGCCACGGCCTCTCGCTCGACGACGTGCCGCTGAAGCCCGCCCAGGTCAGTTGGCAAAACGGCGAGCAACTGCGTTTCGTGCTGCGCGAAGGCAAGAAGCGCCAGATCCGCCGGATGTGCGAGCTGGTCGGCCTTGAAGTGATCGGCCTGAAGCGCGTGCGCATGGGCAAGGTGATGCTGGGCGCACTGCCGCCGGGCCAATGGCGCTATCTGTCCGCGGACGAGTCGTTTTGA
- the def gene encoding peptide deformylase yields the protein MIREILKMGDPRLLQIADPVDHFDTPELHELVKDMFETMHDANGAGLAAPQIGVNLQVVIFGFGHSERYPDAPPVPETVLINPTITPVSLDMEEGWEGCLSVPGLRGAVSRFSMIKYHGFDQYGKPIDRVAEGFHARVVQHECDHLIGKLYPMRINDFAKFGFTEVLFPDLDPNNDD from the coding sequence ATGATCCGCGAAATTCTCAAGATGGGCGATCCGCGCCTTTTGCAAATTGCCGATCCGGTCGATCACTTCGACACGCCGGAATTGCATGAGCTCGTCAAAGACATGTTCGAGACCATGCACGACGCGAACGGCGCGGGGCTCGCCGCGCCGCAGATCGGCGTCAATCTGCAGGTGGTGATCTTCGGCTTCGGGCACAGCGAACGCTATCCGGATGCGCCGCCGGTGCCGGAGACCGTGCTGATCAACCCGACCATCACGCCGGTGTCGCTGGACATGGAAGAGGGCTGGGAAGGCTGCCTGTCCGTGCCGGGGTTGCGCGGCGCGGTGAGCCGGTTTTCGATGATCAAGTATCACGGCTTCGATCAGTACGGCAAGCCGATCGACCGAGTCGCCGAGGGTTTTCACGCGCGTGTCGTGCAGCATGAGTGCGACCACCTGATTGGCAAGCTGTATCCGATGCGGATCAACGATTTCGCGAAGTTCGGCTTCACTGAAGTCCTGTTTCCGGATTTGGACCCGAATAACGACGACTGA